One segment of Anatilimnocola aggregata DNA contains the following:
- a CDS encoding c-type cytochrome: protein MKAVCTVLCLLLSAGLARAQGTVQLQPEMLSRFIGKYCSKCHGANEPEADLRLDNVSPQISRDKTERTWRRVLEALREGDMPPEGEPRPDAKELKAVVDHLAIAISRSTTLLEPLPQYKTAGIEIPHATADEPKLKRFSQEAAVKYLDDGAVAWVRTYKCITCHSSGTYMAERPGLTKMFGPPPVEVHKNFTDAVYIESADKGDFWFVWRTLGLAEWDKHVAGELSDHTDKALKEMFSRQQNNGAWNIAERRIQIPHVISEFELAVQAARAITAAPGWLEKLEDENLRQRVERLRKYFREYRPRNDYELALLLRVDTLLPGVVSPEQRRQSIGMLRRRQQEDGGWSTRRMSNVQDWSVVADPRIADAWQSRPDANNPGSDAYMTAFAIVLLREAGVPATDEQIQEGIAWLKGNQRKSGRWWVQSLTYPGDNRRHFTTYIATAQALRALHLCGELEPAIATE, encoded by the coding sequence ATGAAAGCTGTCTGCACCGTCCTTTGTCTATTGCTCTCCGCGGGATTGGCTCGTGCTCAGGGGACGGTTCAGCTCCAGCCGGAGATGCTCTCCAGATTTATCGGAAAATATTGCTCAAAATGTCATGGAGCGAACGAGCCGGAGGCCGACCTAAGACTCGACAACGTCAGTCCCCAAATCAGCCGTGACAAGACCGAGAGGACCTGGCGACGCGTGCTTGAGGCCCTGCGGGAAGGGGACATGCCGCCCGAAGGCGAACCTCGGCCTGACGCCAAGGAGTTGAAAGCCGTTGTCGATCACTTGGCCATCGCCATCTCCAGATCGACGACGCTGCTTGAGCCCCTTCCCCAGTACAAAACGGCAGGCATCGAGATTCCCCATGCCACCGCTGACGAGCCGAAACTCAAGCGCTTCAGCCAGGAGGCGGCCGTGAAGTATCTGGATGATGGTGCGGTCGCGTGGGTTCGCACTTATAAGTGCATCACCTGCCACTCAAGCGGAACCTATATGGCCGAACGGCCAGGCCTCACGAAAATGTTCGGACCGCCCCCGGTGGAAGTCCACAAGAATTTCACCGACGCTGTTTACATCGAATCCGCCGACAAGGGCGACTTCTGGTTTGTTTGGCGTACCTTAGGCTTGGCCGAGTGGGACAAACACGTGGCTGGCGAGCTCTCCGACCACACCGATAAGGCATTAAAGGAGATGTTTTCCCGGCAGCAAAACAACGGCGCGTGGAACATCGCTGAGCGCAGGATCCAGATCCCCCACGTCATCTCAGAATTCGAACTGGCCGTGCAGGCCGCTCGCGCCATCACTGCGGCACCCGGCTGGCTGGAGAAGCTCGAAGACGAAAACCTGCGTCAGCGTGTTGAGCGTCTGAGGAAGTATTTTCGCGAGTACCGACCACGTAATGATTACGAACTCGCCTTGTTGCTGCGGGTTGATACGCTGCTGCCGGGAGTCGTGTCGCCCGAGCAACGGCGGCAAAGCATCGGCATGCTCCGCCGCCGACAGCAGGAAGACGGTGGTTGGTCGACGCGGCGCATGTCCAACGTTCAAGACTGGAGCGTCGTCGCCGATCCCCGGATCGCCGACGCCTGGCAGAGTAGACCTGACGCCAACAATCCGGGCAGCGATGCTTACATGACGGCGTTTGCCATCGTCCTGCTGCGCGAAGCAGGCGTCCCCGCAACCGACGAGCAAATCCAAGAGGGGATCGCTTGGTTAAAGGGCAATCAGCGAAAAAGCGGCCGCTGGTGGGTGCAGAGCCTGACTTACCCGGGCGACAATCGCAGGCATTTCACGACTTACATCGCCACCGCGCAGGCCCTGCGAGCCTTGCATCTCTGCGGTGAATTGGAACCGGCGATTGCGACCGAATAA
- a CDS encoding transposase, which yields MPDANTTSEKGARGRRIRERYQAASATCAACPLRARCVLSKKGRPRGRQVSREYFEPHRERHAQKMATPEAQELYPLHRHPSERPFAMIKRHFGLSQFLLRGLGAVRDEWRWATVPFNLHPLLSLIPSRAWGPGEFQQPT from the coding sequence TTGCCGGATGCGAATACGACGAGCGAGAAAGGGGCCCGCGGCCGTCGCATTCGCGAGCGCTATCAAGCTGCCTCGGCGACCTGCGCTGCCTGTCCACTCCGCGCGCGCTGCGTGCTGAGTAAGAAGGGTCGGCCGCGCGGCCGGCAAGTTTCGCGCGAGTATTTCGAACCACACCGCGAACGCCACGCTCAGAAGATGGCGACGCCGGAGGCGCAAGAACTGTATCCACTGCATCGTCATCCGAGCGAGCGTCCGTTCGCGATGATCAAGCGCCACTTCGGCCTGAGTCAGTTCCTGCTGCGCGGCCTAGGTGCCGTGCGCGACGAATGGCGTTGGGCCACGGTCCCCTTCAACCTGCACCCCCTGCTTTCGCTCATCCCCAGCCGCGCGTGGGGCCCGGGGGAATTCCAACAACCAACCTAA
- a CDS encoding glucose 1-dehydrogenase gives MTTKLAGKIAVITGGNSGMGLATARRFVAEGAYVYITGRRQKELDEAVQLIGSNVTAVQGDVANLADLDRLYDLVKQQHGRVDIVFANAGAGELVPIADVTEEHFDKLFSINVKGLVFTVQKALHLMPDGGSIILNASIASIKGFEAFSVYSATKAAVRSFARTWTADLKARKIRVNALSPGTIDTPILDGLGTTKEEVDQAKAGFASLIPLGRMGTADEIAKVALFLASDDSSFVTGVELFVDGGAAQV, from the coding sequence ATGACAACTAAACTGGCAGGCAAAATTGCAGTTATCACCGGTGGCAATAGCGGGATGGGTCTTGCCACTGCGCGGCGCTTTGTCGCCGAGGGGGCTTATGTTTACATCACCGGGCGCAGGCAAAAGGAATTAGACGAGGCCGTGCAGTTGATCGGTAGCAATGTGACGGCGGTTCAAGGCGATGTGGCCAATCTTGCCGACCTTGATCGATTGTACGATTTGGTGAAGCAACAGCACGGTCGCGTCGACATTGTGTTCGCCAACGCGGGCGCGGGTGAACTTGTCCCCATTGCCGACGTCACGGAAGAGCACTTCGATAAACTATTCAGCATCAATGTGAAGGGCTTGGTCTTCACCGTGCAAAAGGCACTGCACCTAATGCCAGATGGCGGTTCGATCATCCTGAACGCTTCCATTGCGTCGATTAAAGGCTTCGAAGCGTTTAGCGTGTACAGTGCCACGAAAGCAGCGGTGCGGTCGTTCGCCAGGACCTGGACCGCCGACTTGAAGGCCCGCAAGATTCGAGTCAATGCTCTTAGCCCCGGTACGATCGATACTCCCATCCTCGACGGTTTGGGCACAACGAAGGAAGAAGTCGATCAGGCGAAGGCCGGTTTTGCGAGCCTCATCCCACTCGGTCGGATGGGGACTGCCGACGAGATTGCCAAGGTGGCCCTGTTCCTGGCCTCGGACGACAGCAGCTTCGTGACCGGCGTGGAACTGTTCGTCGATGGCGGTGCCGCGCAGGTCTGA
- a CDS encoding glucuronate isomerase gives MSLELRRRIFDQLDSLVIVDPHTHINPLDPASHSLADILGYHYYTELAHSAGLPQAAIEDPSLSPKDKVGLLIENLGPISNTIQWSWFVEMAQKLFGFQGDNIDASNWSQLYDDAEAQMAYDGWAQKVLDTSKLSAVFLTNEFDDPLEGFDTNTYIPCLRTDDLVFHLAKGSVRDRLERFSGIRPSSPEALRQAIGTLFDHFISRGARACAISLPPDFAPQKVSAGRAASALEAIEQSGVDAADTHKKAIANFVFWTLCEYCSDYGLPFDLMIGVNRAVYPAGVHQGRDLYDSRVSLHQYKEAFNAFPGVKFPLSVLASVTNQELTSYAWIFPNVITSGHWWYSNTPTFIEHDLGARLEAVPRTKQIGYYSDMYKLEFALPKFAMYKRCLAKVLAEKFVQDRGWSEEQAVALGTQVLQGNTESIFPAVPMDKVIMRREEREAELSAAALAAPVAAAYTGGFPDEGDTFDSVAGPKLGDIPTSSHGSGLPIGGVNEGSLASLATASLLPGSFDERIEPTIHMDQAETEHSAIHTGALSPEVHLPIPHFAPTEPQTEEDLEALDDELALDPEWKQDLHPSETDVPHVHTGDPAHDNMLDEQLSLTDENLLEDKPATGDWADEPLVAGEMVEAGDDLVLENFDETPLAEEEPLEISLEDPTAEQEVAAEQDTPEQEDEFLPQEFTARETVVFDPTKMFGQKEETTDEIVFEEEEIVAAEAPTLKASKPDDFDDMLDALDLEPEKPDETEPPKTNDPPKADPDNPWAFLKK, from the coding sequence ATGTCGCTTGAACTTCGTCGCCGGATTTTCGACCAACTCGATTCGCTGGTGATCGTCGATCCCCACACGCACATTAACCCGCTCGATCCGGCGTCCCACTCGCTGGCGGACATCCTGGGTTATCACTATTACACCGAACTGGCCCACTCGGCCGGACTGCCACAAGCGGCCATCGAAGATCCCAGCTTGTCTCCGAAGGATAAAGTCGGCCTGCTGATCGAAAACCTAGGCCCGATCAGCAATACGATTCAGTGGAGCTGGTTCGTCGAAATGGCCCAGAAGCTGTTCGGCTTTCAGGGGGACAACATCGACGCGAGCAATTGGAGCCAGTTGTACGACGATGCCGAAGCACAGATGGCCTACGACGGCTGGGCGCAGAAAGTGCTCGACACGAGCAAGCTGTCCGCCGTCTTCCTCACGAACGAATTCGACGACCCGCTCGAAGGCTTCGACACCAACACGTACATCCCCTGCCTGCGCACCGACGACCTCGTGTTTCATCTGGCGAAGGGGAGTGTCCGCGACCGGCTGGAGCGATTCTCTGGCATTCGCCCCAGTTCGCCCGAAGCTCTGCGGCAGGCCATCGGCACACTGTTCGATCACTTCATCAGCCGGGGTGCGCGAGCCTGTGCTATTTCGCTGCCGCCGGACTTTGCCCCGCAAAAGGTGTCGGCCGGCCGCGCTGCTTCGGCCCTGGAAGCCATCGAGCAGTCAGGTGTCGATGCGGCCGATACGCACAAGAAGGCCATTGCGAATTTCGTCTTCTGGACCTTGTGCGAATACTGCTCTGACTATGGCCTGCCGTTCGACCTGATGATCGGCGTCAACCGCGCGGTCTATCCAGCCGGCGTTCATCAAGGGCGCGATTTATACGACAGCCGCGTTTCGTTGCATCAGTACAAAGAGGCCTTCAACGCCTTCCCCGGCGTGAAGTTTCCGCTCTCAGTTCTCGCCAGCGTGACGAATCAGGAACTGACCAGCTACGCCTGGATCTTCCCCAACGTCATCACCAGCGGACATTGGTGGTACTCGAATACGCCGACGTTCATCGAGCACGACCTGGGTGCCCGTTTGGAAGCGGTGCCGCGGACCAAGCAGATTGGCTACTACAGCGACATGTACAAGCTGGAATTTGCCCTGCCGAAGTTCGCCATGTACAAGCGGTGCCTGGCAAAAGTCCTGGCCGAGAAGTTCGTGCAGGATCGCGGTTGGAGCGAAGAGCAGGCCGTCGCCCTCGGCACGCAAGTGCTGCAAGGGAACACCGAGTCGATCTTCCCCGCCGTGCCGATGGACAAAGTCATCATGCGCCGCGAAGAGCGCGAAGCCGAACTCTCCGCAGCTGCACTGGCCGCTCCTGTCGCCGCGGCGTATACCGGCGGATTTCCCGATGAGGGCGATACCTTCGATTCGGTCGCTGGGCCCAAGCTGGGTGATATTCCCACTTCGTCGCACGGCTCGGGCTTGCCGATTGGTGGAGTCAACGAAGGCTCGCTGGCATCGCTGGCCACCGCCTCGCTGCTACCCGGCAGTTTCGACGAGCGAATCGAACCGACCATTCACATGGATCAGGCCGAAACCGAACACTCGGCCATACATACGGGTGCGCTCTCGCCCGAAGTGCACCTGCCCATTCCACATTTCGCCCCCACCGAACCGCAGACCGAAGAAGACCTCGAAGCGCTCGACGACGAACTGGCACTCGATCCCGAATGGAAGCAGGACTTGCATCCTAGTGAAACCGATGTTCCGCACGTACACACGGGCGACCCGGCCCACGATAACATGCTCGACGAGCAACTTTCCCTGACGGACGAAAATTTGCTCGAGGACAAGCCCGCCACAGGAGATTGGGCTGACGAGCCACTGGTAGCGGGCGAAATGGTCGAAGCCGGTGACGATCTGGTGCTGGAGAACTTCGACGAAACGCCGCTTGCTGAGGAAGAACCGCTGGAGATCTCCCTCGAAGACCCGACCGCAGAGCAAGAGGTGGCCGCGGAGCAAGACACTCCCGAGCAGGAAGATGAGTTCCTGCCGCAGGAATTCACCGCCCGCGAAACGGTGGTTTTCGATCCCACCAAGATGTTCGGGCAGAAGGAAGAGACGACGGACGAAATCGTGTTCGAAGAAGAAGAGATCGTCGCCGCCGAAGCTCCTACGCTCAAGGCGAGCAAGCCCGATGACTTTGACGATATGCTCGACGCGCTCGATCTCGAACCCGAGAAGCCGGACGAAACAGAGCCCCCGAAAACAAACGACCCGCCGAAGGCCGATCCGGATAATCCGTGGGCTTTCTTGAAGAAGTAG
- a CDS encoding sulfatase-like hydrolase/transferase — MKSLPHAPLGFLLLLLVCTLGVAADKPNILWLTSEDHGPQMGCYGDKLARTPNVDALAAKGMVFNRAWSVAPVCAPARTAIITGLYTSSSGGQHMRSMVSLPDDIKLYPQYLREAGYYCTNNSKEDYNVRKQRDLWSESSGNAHWSKRAEGQPFFAVFNSTKSHESQLRTRPHKQITDPAKVRVPVYHPETPEVRQDWAQYYDKVSEADADAGKRLQELDAAGLSADTIVFYYGDHGSGMPRSKRWPCNSGLHVPLVVFFPEKWKHLAPKEYQAGSKSDRLVSFVDLAPTLLSIVGTEPPQWMQGHAFAGKYQTEPQPYLFGERGRMDERMDLVRSVTDGRYVYLRNYFPHVSQAQHVDYQFATPTTRVWRKLFDDGKATEAQAIFWREPKAPEELYDLQSDPDEVRNLAGSAEHRAVLEKLRRAQREHLVAIRDVCFLPEGELHSRAESSTPYQLARDDEKYPQARIVAAAELASNLSPAALPELNKLLKDTDSAVRWWATLGYLMRGQEAVAGSEGAFREALSDHSPQVRIVAVQALGMYGSEEARTAALKVLGEAASPKVNGVLVSMSALAAIEALGDKASSLHPLVRELNPAGPSPDARYNSYVPRLIQNITPNATPAANPPKDKAKAKGKAK, encoded by the coding sequence ATGAAATCTCTCCCGCATGCTCCCCTCGGTTTTCTACTTCTGCTGCTAGTCTGCACGCTCGGCGTGGCGGCGGACAAACCCAATATCCTCTGGCTGACCAGCGAGGATCATGGTCCGCAGATGGGCTGTTATGGTGATAAACTCGCCCGCACTCCCAATGTCGATGCACTGGCAGCGAAGGGAATGGTCTTTAATCGCGCGTGGTCGGTCGCGCCGGTCTGTGCACCCGCCCGTACGGCGATTATCACGGGCCTGTATACCTCCAGCAGCGGCGGTCAGCACATGCGCTCAATGGTCTCGCTGCCGGATGATATCAAGCTGTATCCGCAGTACCTGCGCGAGGCAGGATACTATTGCACGAACAACAGCAAGGAGGATTACAACGTCCGCAAGCAGCGCGATTTGTGGAGCGAGTCATCCGGCAACGCTCACTGGAGCAAGCGGGCTGAAGGGCAGCCGTTCTTTGCGGTTTTCAATTCAACCAAGAGCCACGAGAGCCAACTGCGCACTCGCCCGCACAAGCAAATCACCGATCCGGCGAAAGTGCGCGTACCGGTCTATCATCCCGAGACGCCCGAGGTGCGCCAGGATTGGGCCCAGTACTACGACAAGGTGAGCGAAGCCGATGCCGATGCGGGCAAGCGCTTGCAGGAACTCGATGCGGCCGGTCTGTCGGCGGACACGATTGTCTTCTATTACGGCGACCATGGCAGCGGCATGCCTCGCAGCAAACGCTGGCCGTGCAACTCGGGCCTACATGTGCCGCTGGTCGTCTTTTTTCCCGAGAAATGGAAACACCTCGCCCCGAAGGAATATCAGGCTGGCAGTAAGAGTGACCGCCTGGTCAGCTTTGTCGATCTCGCCCCCACGCTGCTAAGCATCGTCGGCACCGAGCCACCCCAATGGATGCAAGGTCACGCCTTTGCCGGTAAGTATCAGACCGAGCCGCAGCCTTACTTGTTCGGCGAGCGGGGGCGCATGGACGAGCGGATGGATCTCGTCCGCAGCGTTACTGACGGGCGTTACGTCTACCTACGCAACTACTTCCCGCATGTCTCGCAGGCCCAGCATGTCGATTATCAATTCGCCACGCCCACCACGCGCGTCTGGCGGAAACTGTTCGACGACGGCAAAGCGACCGAGGCGCAGGCCATCTTCTGGCGCGAACCGAAGGCGCCGGAAGAGCTTTACGATCTGCAGAGTGATCCCGATGAGGTCCGCAATCTGGCCGGTTCCGCCGAGCACCGCGCTGTGTTGGAAAAGCTGCGGAGGGCCCAACGCGAGCACCTCGTCGCGATTCGCGATGTTTGCTTTCTGCCCGAAGGGGAATTGCATTCGCGGGCGGAAAGTAGCACGCCCTATCAGTTGGCTCGCGATGACGAAAAGTATCCGCAGGCCCGCATCGTCGCCGCTGCGGAACTTGCTTCCAATCTCTCGCCCGCCGCGCTGCCGGAGTTGAACAAGCTGTTGAAAGACACCGACAGCGCCGTGCGCTGGTGGGCGACACTTGGCTATTTGATGCGAGGTCAGGAAGCTGTGGCCGGGAGCGAAGGCGCATTTCGTGAGGCGTTAAGCGATCATTCGCCTCAAGTCCGCATTGTCGCCGTTCAGGCGCTAGGGATGTATGGCAGCGAAGAAGCGCGCACTGCGGCGTTGAAAGTGCTGGGAGAAGCAGCTTCGCCGAAAGTGAACGGCGTGCTCGTCTCGATGTCTGCTCTGGCCGCCATTGAGGCGCTCGGTGACAAAGCGTCGTCGTTGCACCCGCTCGTTCGCGAACTCAATCCCGCCGGCCCTTCGCCCGATGCACGCTACAACAGCTACGTGCCTCGCCTCATTCAGAATATTACTCCTAACGCGACACCTGCGGCCAATCCGCCGAAGGATAAGGCCAAAGCGAAGGGTAAGGCCAAATGA
- a CDS encoding sulfatase translates to MTSKVFVLNLGLLLVACASLSSAAERQRMNVLLIMSDDLTATALSCYGNSLCQTPHIDRLAASGTRFTNAFCNATYCGPSRASMLSGYYPHATGVLGYTSPRAAIGDRSTWPQHFKNTGYYTGRVSKIFHMGVPGGIEDGGDGADDPASWTERFNSLGPEWKAAGTGETLEGNPDGKKPVVGGNTFVVVEADGDDMVHSDGKTAAKAVELIEQHAKQSFFLAVGFVRPHVPFVAPKKYFEPFLPYDKLPLPTKVPGDWDDIPKAGINYKTSLNMKMDFRRQQKAVGGYYAAVSYLDVQVGKVLDALDKSGQADNTIVIFTSDHGYHLGEHDFWAKVSLRDESAKVPLIIRVPGKKPAVCQSFVELIDLYPTIASLCGLAVQPRLQGRDASALFDDPTKPIREAAFCVAPSSKGFLLRDDKWAYLQYGEDAARGIELFDMQNDSKQITNLANRPEFSATVAAFKAKLDAKLHNLRENDLGIKDQVRK, encoded by the coding sequence ATGACGTCCAAAGTATTCGTGCTTAATCTTGGCTTACTGTTGGTCGCTTGCGCATCGTTGTCATCGGCCGCAGAACGCCAGCGGATGAACGTCTTGCTCATTATGTCGGACGACCTGACGGCGACGGCACTATCGTGCTATGGCAATTCGCTCTGTCAGACCCCGCACATCGATCGCCTCGCCGCGAGCGGCACCCGGTTCACTAACGCGTTTTGCAACGCGACTTATTGCGGTCCCTCGCGCGCGTCGATGTTATCGGGCTATTACCCACACGCGACGGGTGTGTTGGGTTACACAAGTCCACGTGCTGCCATTGGGGACCGCTCAACCTGGCCGCAGCACTTCAAGAACACAGGCTACTATACCGGCAGAGTGAGCAAGATTTTTCACATGGGCGTGCCAGGCGGCATCGAAGATGGCGGTGATGGCGCGGACGACCCCGCCTCCTGGACCGAGAGGTTCAACAGTCTCGGTCCCGAATGGAAAGCCGCCGGCACAGGCGAGACACTTGAAGGGAACCCCGATGGCAAGAAGCCTGTCGTCGGCGGCAATACGTTCGTCGTGGTCGAGGCCGATGGTGACGACATGGTCCACTCCGATGGCAAGACCGCAGCGAAAGCAGTCGAACTTATAGAGCAGCACGCCAAGCAATCGTTTTTTCTCGCGGTGGGATTTGTCCGGCCACACGTGCCGTTTGTTGCGCCCAAAAAATACTTCGAGCCATTCCTGCCCTACGACAAGCTGCCGTTGCCGACGAAAGTCCCCGGCGACTGGGACGATATTCCCAAGGCGGGCATCAACTATAAGACCAGCCTGAACATGAAGATGGATTTTCGCCGTCAACAAAAGGCGGTGGGCGGCTATTACGCAGCTGTTTCTTACCTGGATGTTCAGGTTGGCAAGGTACTCGACGCACTCGATAAGTCCGGGCAGGCGGACAACACCATCGTCATCTTTACGAGTGACCATGGCTATCATCTGGGCGAGCACGATTTCTGGGCCAAGGTCAGCCTGCGCGATGAATCGGCCAAAGTGCCGCTCATCATTCGCGTTCCAGGCAAAAAGCCGGCGGTCTGCCAGTCATTCGTTGAACTCATCGACCTCTATCCAACCATCGCCAGCTTGTGCGGACTAGCAGTGCAGCCTCGACTGCAAGGGCGCGATGCTTCTGCCCTGTTCGACGACCCCACCAAGCCGATTCGTGAAGCAGCCTTTTGTGTAGCACCTTCCAGCAAGGGGTTTCTGTTGCGCGACGACAAGTGGGCTTACTTACAATATGGCGAAGACGCGGCTCGAGGAATTGAACTTTTCGATATGCAGAATGACTCCAAGCAGATAACAAACCTCGCGAACAGGCCCGAGTTTTCGGCGACTGTCGCAGCGTTCAAGGCAAAGCTTGACGCGAAACTCCACAACCTGCGTGAAAACGATCTGGGGATCAAGGATCAAGTACGCAAGTGA